From a single Streptomyces rubradiris genomic region:
- a CDS encoding bifunctional RNase H/acid phosphatase yields the protein MREFIVEADGGSRGNPGPAGYGAVVRDAVTGQTLAEAAEYLGTATNNVAEYRGLLAGLRAAHALDPGARVRVRMDSKLVVEQMSGRWKIKHPDMKPLAMEARSVFPPDQVTYEWIPRERNKQADRLANEAMDAGAKGEQWTPSRSRADLATPTEPTPTEPTTAEAALTAAEAGADRTAEAATAGEPRSSAGAGRGAAGVASESAAASRTAEAATAKPTAGTPPAEPTPAAAGADRAAGTASAGESSSSAGGSPSSADAVGRAADAASESAAGSRAAGAGAAPAAAVAGSGQRPAAAGGQRPVTGGQAHPSAPGWSAAPDLGAPATLVLLRHGETPLTPQKRFSGSGGSDPALSAAGREQAYRVADALARRGTIQAIVASPLARTRETAGIVAARLDLDVTIEDGLRETDFGAWEGLTFGEVRERYPDDLNAWLADPEAHPTGGGESFAETAVRLAATREKLVAAYRGRTVLLVTHVTPIKTLIRLALGAPPESLFRMELSAASLSAVAYYADGNASVRLFNDTSHLRS from the coding sequence GTGCGGGAGTTCATCGTCGAGGCCGACGGCGGGTCACGGGGCAACCCCGGGCCCGCGGGCTACGGGGCCGTGGTGCGCGACGCGGTGACGGGGCAGACGCTGGCCGAGGCGGCGGAGTACCTCGGCACCGCCACGAACAACGTCGCCGAGTACCGCGGCCTTCTGGCCGGCCTGCGCGCCGCGCACGCCCTCGACCCCGGCGCGCGGGTCCGCGTCCGCATGGACTCCAAGCTCGTCGTGGAGCAGATGTCGGGCCGCTGGAAGATCAAGCACCCCGACATGAAGCCCCTGGCCATGGAGGCACGCTCGGTGTTCCCGCCGGACCAGGTCACGTACGAGTGGATCCCGCGCGAGCGGAACAAACAGGCGGACCGCCTGGCCAACGAGGCGATGGACGCGGGCGCGAAGGGCGAACAGTGGACCCCGTCCCGCTCCCGCGCCGACCTGGCGACGCCGACCGAGCCGACGCCGACCGAGCCGACGACGGCCGAGGCGGCGCTGACCGCCGCCGAAGCAGGGGCTGACCGCACGGCCGAGGCGGCAACCGCCGGTGAACCGCGGTCCTCGGCAGGGGCGGGCCGCGGGGCGGCCGGGGTGGCGTCCGAATCAGCCGCGGCCAGCCGCACGGCCGAGGCGGCGACCGCGAAGCCGACGGCCGGGACGCCGCCCGCCGAGCCGACGCCGGCCGCCGCCGGGGCTGACCGTGCGGCCGGGACGGCATCCGCCGGGGAGTCGTCGTCCTCCGCCGGGGGGTCGCCGTCTTCCGCGGACGCAGTCGGCCGGGCGGCTGACGCGGCGTCCGAATCCGCTGCGGGTAGTCGTGCCGCCGGGGCGGGGGCCGCCCCGGCCGCAGCGGTGGCCGGCAGCGGGCAGCGCCCGGCGGCCGCCGGTGGGCAGCGGCCGGTGACCGGAGGTCAGGCGCATCCCTCGGCGCCCGGCTGGAGCGCCGCTCCCGATCTCGGTGCCCCGGCCACCCTCGTGCTGCTGCGGCACGGCGAGACCCCGCTGACCCCCCAGAAACGCTTCTCCGGCAGCGGGGGCAGCGACCCCGCCCTCTCCGCCGCCGGCCGCGAGCAGGCGTACCGCGTCGCCGACGCCCTGGCCAGGCGCGGCACCATCCAGGCGATCGTGGCCTCTCCCCTGGCCCGTACCCGCGAGACCGCCGGCATCGTCGCCGCCCGGCTGGACCTGGACGTCACGATCGAGGACGGCCTGCGCGAGACGGACTTCGGCGCCTGGGAGGGCCTGACCTTCGGCGAGGTGCGCGAGCGCTACCCGGACGACCTGAACGCCTGGCTCGCCGACCCGGAGGCGCACCCCACCGGCGGTGGCGAGAGCTTCGCCGAGACCGCCGTACGGCTGGCCGCCACCCGGGAGAAACTGGTCGCGGCGTACCGGGGCCGCACGGTCCTGCTGGTCACCCACGTCACCCCGATCAAGACGCTGATCCGCCTCGCCCTCGGCGCCCCGCCCGAGTCGCTGTTCCGGATGGAGCTGTCGGCGGCCTCGCTGTCGGCGGTGGCGTACTACGCGGACGGCAACGCGAGCGTGCGGCTCTTCAACGACACGTCCCACCTGCGCTCCTGA
- a CDS encoding Nif3-like dinuclear metal center hexameric protein — MPRLSEVIAALENLWPAERAESWDAVGTVAGDPGQEVTRVLFAVDPVQQIVDEAVQLGADLLVTHHPLYLRGTTTVAAGHFKGRVVHTLIKNDIALHVAHTNADTADPGVSDALAGALDLRVVRPLVPDPTDPHGRRGLGRVCELDHPLTVRELAVRAAERLPATAQGIRVAGDPEAVVRTVAVSGGSGDSLFDQVRAAGVDAFLTADLRHHPASEAVATSPLALLDAAHWATEWPWCELAASQLDEISDRNGWDLRVHVSKTVTDPWTAHAASTTTL, encoded by the coding sequence GTGCCCCGTCTGTCTGAAGTCATCGCCGCGCTGGAGAACCTGTGGCCCGCCGAGCGGGCCGAGTCCTGGGACGCGGTCGGCACGGTGGCGGGCGACCCCGGCCAGGAGGTCACCCGGGTGCTGTTCGCCGTCGACCCCGTCCAGCAGATCGTCGACGAGGCGGTGCAGCTCGGCGCCGACCTGCTGGTCACCCACCACCCGCTGTATCTGCGGGGCACGACCACGGTCGCGGCCGGCCACTTCAAGGGCCGGGTCGTGCACACGCTGATCAAGAACGACATCGCGCTGCACGTCGCCCACACCAACGCGGACACCGCCGACCCGGGTGTCTCCGACGCCCTCGCCGGCGCCCTGGACCTGCGGGTCGTACGGCCCCTCGTGCCCGACCCCACCGACCCGCACGGGCGCCGGGGTCTCGGCCGGGTCTGCGAGCTGGACCACCCGCTCACCGTCCGCGAACTGGCCGTCCGCGCCGCCGAGCGGCTGCCCGCCACCGCGCAGGGCATCCGGGTGGCCGGGGACCCCGAGGCCGTCGTCCGCACGGTCGCCGTCAGCGGCGGCTCCGGCGACAGCCTCTTCGACCAGGTCCGCGCGGCCGGCGTCGACGCCTTCCTGACCGCGGACCTGCGCCACCACCCGGCCTCCGAGGCGGTGGCCACGAGCCCCCTCGCGCTGCTCGACGCGGCGCACTGGGCCACCGAGTGGCCCTGGTGCGAGCTGGCCGCGAGCCAGCTCGACGAGATCTCCGACCGCAACGGCTGGGACCTGCGGGTCCACGTCTCCAAGACGGTCACCGACCCCTGGACCGCCCACGCGGCGTCCACCACAACCCTCTAG
- a CDS encoding zinc ribbon domain-containing protein: MNAAPADQIRLLDVQALDVRLQQLAHKRKSLPEHAEIDSLTKDLTQLRDLLVAAQTEESDCAREQTKAEQDVDQVRQRAVRDQQRLDSGAVTSPKDLSNLQHEIASLAKRQGDLEDVVLEVMERREAAQERVNELTERVASVQAKIDDATGRRDAAFEEIDGEVASVTKEREVVAASVPEDLMKLYDKLRAQQGGIGAAKLYARTCQGCRQELAITELNEIRSAARDKVVRCENCGRILVRTAESGI; encoded by the coding sequence CTGAACGCCGCGCCCGCCGACCAGATCCGACTCCTCGACGTCCAGGCCCTCGACGTCCGCCTCCAGCAGCTCGCGCACAAGCGGAAGTCGCTGCCCGAGCACGCCGAGATCGACTCGCTGACGAAGGACCTCACGCAGCTGCGCGACCTGCTCGTGGCCGCGCAGACCGAGGAGAGCGACTGCGCCCGCGAGCAGACCAAGGCCGAGCAGGACGTCGACCAGGTGCGCCAGCGCGCCGTCCGCGACCAGCAGCGGCTGGACTCCGGCGCGGTCACCTCGCCGAAGGACCTGTCCAACCTCCAGCACGAGATCGCCTCCCTCGCCAAGCGGCAGGGCGACCTGGAGGACGTGGTCCTGGAGGTCATGGAGCGCCGCGAGGCCGCGCAGGAGCGGGTGAACGAGCTGACCGAGCGGGTCGCCTCCGTGCAGGCGAAGATCGACGACGCCACCGGGCGCCGGGACGCGGCGTTCGAGGAGATCGACGGCGAGGTCGCCTCGGTGACGAAGGAGCGCGAGGTCGTCGCCGCGTCCGTGCCCGAGGACCTGATGAAGCTGTACGACAAGCTGCGCGCCCAGCAGGGCGGCATCGGCGCGGCCAAGCTGTACGCCCGGACCTGCCAGGGCTGCCGGCAGGAGCTGGCCATCACCGAGCTGAACGAGATCCGCTCGGCGGCCCGGGACAAGGTGGTCCGCTGCGAGAACTGCGGGCGCATCCTGGTGCGTACGGCCGAGTCGGGCATCTGA
- a CDS encoding bifunctional 4-hydroxy-2-oxoglutarate aldolase/2-dehydro-3-deoxy-phosphogluconate aldolase has translation MTSPLPRSADPSGPDADPCVLDLAPVLPVVVLADAAEAVPLARALVAGGLPAIEVTLRTPAALDAIRAIAREVPEAVVGAGTVVTPEQVDAVTAAGARFLVSPGWTESLLTAMRTSGVPYLPGVSTASEVVALLERGVRKMKFFPAQAAGGTAYLRSLAGPLPQARFCPTGGIGPATAPEYLSLPNVGCVGGSWMVPAEAVAARDWDRIEELARAAAGLRSAGGTCR, from the coding sequence ATGACCTCGCCGCTGCCCCGCTCCGCCGACCCCTCCGGCCCGGATGCCGACCCCTGCGTCCTTGACCTCGCGCCCGTCCTGCCCGTGGTGGTGCTCGCCGACGCCGCCGAGGCCGTACCGCTGGCCCGGGCGCTGGTGGCCGGCGGGCTGCCCGCGATCGAGGTGACCCTGCGGACCCCGGCGGCGCTGGACGCGATCCGCGCCATCGCCCGCGAGGTGCCCGAGGCGGTGGTCGGCGCGGGCACGGTGGTGACCCCGGAGCAGGTGGACGCGGTGACGGCGGCCGGGGCGCGGTTCCTGGTCAGCCCCGGCTGGACGGAGTCGCTGCTGACGGCGATGCGCACGTCCGGGGTGCCGTACCTGCCCGGGGTGTCGACCGCCTCGGAGGTGGTCGCGCTGCTGGAGCGCGGGGTGCGGAAGATGAAGTTCTTCCCGGCGCAGGCGGCGGGCGGTACGGCCTATCTGCGCTCGCTGGCCGGGCCGTTGCCGCAGGCCCGGTTCTGCCCGACCGGCGGCATCGGGCCGGCGACCGCGCCGGAGTACCTGTCCCTGCCCAACGTCGGCTGCGTCGGCGGCAGTTGGATGGTCCCGGCGGAGGCGGTGGCCGCCCGCGACTGGGACCGGATCGAGGAGCTGGCGCGGGCGGCGGCCGGGCTCAGGAGCGCAGGTGGGACGTGTCGTTGA